The Pseudomonas fluorescens genome segment ATGCCTATTACTCGCCGGTCAGCCTGGCGCTCAAACATTTGGGCTATCTGGAAAAGGCCCTGCCTCAGAGCAAGGTCAGTTGGGTGTTGAGCCAGGGCAGCAACCGTTCGCTGGAGTACCTCAACAGCGGCGGCGTGGACTTCGCTTCGTCCGCCAGTCTTGCCGCCGTGCTGAGCCGCGCCAACGGCAGCCCGATCAAATCGGTGTACGTCTACAGCCGCGCCGAATGGACCGCGCTGGTGGTGCGCAAGGACTCGCCATACCAGACCGTTGCCGACCTCAAGGGCAAGAAAATCGCCGCCACCAAAGGCACCGACCCGTACCTGTTCACCTTGCGCAGCCTGCAACAGGCCGGGCTGAAAAAAGACGATGTGGAACTGGTGCACCTGCAACACCCGGACGGCCGCACCGCCCTGGAGAAAGGCGACGTCGACGCCTGGGCCGGACTCGATCCGCACATGGCCGCCAGCCAGGTACAGGCAGGCTCACGCCTGCTGTACCGCAATCGCGACTTCAACAGCTACGGCGTGATCAGCGTCACCGAGCAATACGCCAAGGAACATCCACAAACCATCGACACTGTGATCAAGGCCTACGAACAGGCCCGCGAGTGGTCGGTGAAGAACCCGGACGAGCTGGCCAAGTTGCTCGCCAGCGAATCCGGCCTGCCGCTGGACGTGGCCAGGCTGCAACTGTCGCGCACCGACCTCGGCAGTCCGCAACTGACGGCGAAGGACGTGCTCGCCTCGAAAGCCGCCGCGCCGATTCTGGTCTCCGAAGAGCTGGTGCGCCGTGGAGTGAATGTCGATCAGGTGATCGATCAATTGATCGACACCGGTTTCCAGCAAGTCGCCGCCGCCCAGTAACCGATCAGGCTCGCGACAAATCCGCGCCCGACGCGGATTTGTCGTGAGCGGAGTACCGTCCATGAGCAATGACCTGCCCGCCCGCCTCGCCGTGTCGCTGCCGCGCCCGCAACCCCGGCCGTTGAATCCGCTCTGGCAGCGGCGGCTGAAGGGGCTCGCCCTGCCGCTGCTGATCGTGATCGCCCTGGAGATCATCGTGCGCGTCGGCTGGCTGCCGTCCTATCAGATGCCTGCACCGAGCGAAGTCGCCCTGACCCTCACCGATCTGGCCGAAGGCGCACTGTGGAAACACATCGGCGCCAGCCTGATTCGCGTGCTGATCGGGTTTGCCATTGGCGCAAGCCTTGCCCTGGTATTTGCGGCATGGGTCGGCCTGAGCCGGGAGGCCGAGGCGTACCTGGAACCGACCTTTGCCGCGTTGCGTTCGATCCCGAGCCTGGCCTGGGTGCCGCTGTTGCTTTTATGGCTGGGCATCGACGAGACCTCGAAAATCGTCCTGATCGCCATTGGCGCTTTCTTCCCGGTGTACGTCAACGTAGTCGCGGCGATCCGTAACATCGACCGCAAACTGGTGGAAGTCGGCCACATCTATGGTTTCACTCACCTGCAACTGGTGCGCCGGATTCTGCTG includes the following:
- a CDS encoding aliphatic sulfonate ABC transporter substrate-binding protein; the encoded protein is MKSPLPFSRIKTLLAACAVALSLQPFAQAEQSPPAEVHLDYAYYSPVSLALKHLGYLEKALPQSKVSWVLSQGSNRSLEYLNSGGVDFASSASLAAVLSRANGSPIKSVYVYSRAEWTALVVRKDSPYQTVADLKGKKIAATKGTDPYLFTLRSLQQAGLKKDDVELVHLQHPDGRTALEKGDVDAWAGLDPHMAASQVQAGSRLLYRNRDFNSYGVISVTEQYAKEHPQTIDTVIKAYEQAREWSVKNPDELAKLLASESGLPLDVARLQLSRTDLGSPQLTAKDVLASKAAAPILVSEELVRRGVNVDQVIDQLIDTGFQQVAAAQ
- a CDS encoding ABC transporter permease, encoding MSNDLPARLAVSLPRPQPRPLNPLWQRRLKGLALPLLIVIALEIIVRVGWLPSYQMPAPSEVALTLTDLAEGALWKHIGASLIRVLIGFAIGASLALVFAAWVGLSREAEAYLEPTFAALRSIPSLAWVPLLLLWLGIDETSKIVLIAIGAFFPVYVNVVAAIRNIDRKLVEVGHIYGFTHLQLVRRILLPAALPGLFTGLRSGMSLAWMFLVAAELIAATKGLGYLLSDGRETSRPDIVLAAIIVLALLGKLSDGLLAVVERRWLVWRDAFTGQGSKE